In Deinococcus proteolyticus MRP, a single genomic region encodes these proteins:
- a CDS encoding NACHT domain-containing protein, whose protein sequence is MDFIRKRLDGKIRVATSRDQKKDIIELNRVKIEYYLFCMLGALWNKYYDYLSPEQRENLLRKIRKPSIGSVIDCISTLDDGTGEILNGRDKVSKLQSYTKLRNARVGHGYIIGDFELETMQEMGNISKYIEDNINFVNNDKSFVIVEKYEDRKATGIIIKPSGDMFGWSKDDADERFKQGSVLTYSEEKYYKVDPFIFMESEENVYLFKDIADLLSGTATMNSIFIGDVKTIISQEFRNPQFDCGDDRVVRPSGTVSNKYKNNYVSYITIGTLKKKIMDFLRKDRASVAAVLWGHGGVGKTALIQSVCDDLYNSSHKDFDYIIFTSAKNVKYNIQTGNVDALSNNISSFEDLINAIGSVMYPEDDFDAELILDSQSRVLIIIDDFETFPQEEKTKISSYLAKMDIDRHKVVITTRALMTLGVEFQTNELTKADTKKFLEEIIKSDFYNNPTFAQDLISHLREDEIERIFDITSGRPLFILQLLAAWKEMGDIREVLDKKGDLKSTSSAIQFLYGRMFDYLSVNAKKVFTTMGALIDGTDDPNLIEKVSYALDMQDDDFETAINELVKLKMIELTDNRFFRAYSREIAKMMTSEFYASSGDFQDLINSKLEILTKDKNLDNHTALLQDANLSRSSDPEETVTEKYLLIINSTNTGPEIRLEAIRNLAEYLASSRGKIDNALNLLRANHESFANDPEYFIILSDYCVRAGQRDMAVKYIRRFVRNKPEPAWNLEAVRLEMSWLLLMHKAIIEIERREEIINSQKSGDRERQEANSRMREVISSGGLIFAQLKESSILQDFTPRVKQNILAGLNQYVTMCYKMYRLQEAIDACKFAIRNFPTHMTRDFGSKLRQSERKLSRKN, encoded by the coding sequence ATGGACTTCATACGAAAAAGGCTAGATGGAAAAATAAGAGTTGCTACCAGCAGAGATCAGAAAAAAGATATTATTGAACTAAACAGGGTTAAAATAGAGTATTATCTTTTTTGTATGCTTGGGGCTTTGTGGAACAAGTATTACGATTACTTGTCTCCAGAGCAGCGAGAAAATTTACTAAGAAAAATAAGGAAACCCTCGATAGGATCAGTTATAGATTGCATAAGCACTTTAGATGATGGGACTGGTGAAATTCTTAATGGAAGAGATAAAGTCTCAAAGTTGCAATCATACACCAAACTTAGGAACGCAAGAGTAGGCCATGGCTACATAATTGGCGATTTTGAACTTGAAACGATGCAAGAAATGGGAAATATATCTAAGTATATAGAGGACAACATAAATTTTGTAAATAATGATAAATCTTTTGTTATAGTAGAAAAGTATGAGGACAGGAAAGCTACAGGTATAATAATTAAGCCGAGCGGCGATATGTTTGGTTGGTCAAAAGATGATGCAGATGAGAGGTTTAAGCAGGGATCAGTCCTTACATATTCAGAAGAGAAGTATTATAAGGTGGACCCCTTTATTTTTATGGAGTCTGAGGAAAACGTTTACCTCTTTAAGGATATCGCAGATCTTCTTTCTGGCACCGCTACAATGAATAGTATTTTTATTGGTGATGTAAAAACTATTATAAGCCAGGAGTTCCGCAATCCGCAGTTCGATTGTGGTGATGACAGAGTGGTTAGACCAAGCGGAACTGTGTCAAACAAATATAAGAATAATTATGTGAGTTATATTACAATAGGGACTTTAAAGAAAAAAATCATGGATTTCCTGCGAAAAGACAGGGCCTCCGTTGCAGCGGTTCTTTGGGGTCATGGTGGAGTTGGAAAAACAGCTCTAATACAAAGCGTTTGTGACGATCTTTATAATTCTTCTCATAAAGATTTCGACTATATAATATTTACCTCTGCAAAAAACGTAAAATACAATATACAAACTGGCAACGTTGATGCATTAAGCAACAATATTAGCTCATTTGAAGATTTAATCAACGCTATAGGAAGCGTAATGTATCCTGAAGATGATTTCGATGCAGAATTAATACTCGACAGCCAGAGTAGGGTATTAATTATCATTGATGATTTTGAAACTTTTCCGCAGGAGGAAAAAACTAAAATTTCCTCATACCTAGCTAAGATGGACATTGATCGTCACAAAGTTGTAATTACCACACGGGCCCTTATGACCTTAGGCGTGGAGTTTCAAACTAATGAATTGACAAAAGCGGACACGAAAAAGTTTCTTGAGGAAATCATAAAAAGTGACTTCTACAATAACCCTACATTCGCACAGGATTTAATATCTCATCTTAGAGAAGATGAGATCGAAAGGATATTTGACATTACTAGTGGCCGACCACTTTTTATCTTACAGCTACTTGCCGCTTGGAAGGAAATGGGCGATATAAGGGAAGTTCTAGATAAGAAGGGGGATTTAAAATCCACCAGCTCCGCTATACAGTTTCTTTATGGGCGTATGTTTGACTATCTATCCGTGAATGCAAAGAAGGTGTTTACGACTATGGGTGCTTTAATAGATGGTACAGATGACCCAAACTTAATAGAGAAAGTATCTTATGCACTAGATATGCAAGACGACGATTTTGAGACAGCCATAAATGAGCTAGTTAAGCTAAAAATGATAGAACTTACAGACAATAGATTCTTCAGAGCTTATTCTAGAGAGATAGCAAAAATGATGACCTCTGAATTTTATGCATCGAGTGGCGATTTTCAGGATCTAATTAATTCTAAACTAGAGATACTTACTAAGGATAAGAATCTGGACAACCATACTGCCCTATTACAAGATGCAAATCTATCTCGCAGCAGTGATCCTGAAGAGACAGTAACAGAGAAATATCTATTAATTATTAATTCGACTAACACGGGGCCAGAAATAAGATTAGAGGCTATTAGAAATTTAGCGGAATATCTCGCGAGTTCTAGGGGAAAGATTGATAATGCACTGAATCTTCTAAGAGCTAATCATGAAAGCTTTGCCAATGATCCAGAGTATTTCATTATTCTATCTGACTATTGTGTTAGGGCCGGACAAAGGGACATGGCGGTTAAATACATCAGACGTTTCGTGAGAAATAAGCCAGAGCCCGCATGGAATTTGGAAGCCGTTAGACTTGAGATGAGCTGGCTCTTGCTTATGCACAAAGCTATTATTGAGATAGAACGCAGAGAAGAGATTATTAACAGCCAAAAATCAGGAGATAGAGAGAGACAGGAAGCTAACTCGAGAATGAGAGAGGTAATTTCCTCTGGTGGTCTAATTTTTGCACAATTGAAAGAAAGTAGTATTTTACAAGACTTTACACCGAGAGTAAAACAGAATATATTAGCTGGTTTAAATCAATATGTAACGATGTGTTATAAAATGTATCGCCTACAAGAGGCCATAGATGCGTGCAAATTCGCAATTAGGAATTTTCCCACGCATATGACACGCGATTTTGGTAGTAAATTGAGACAATCTGAAAGAAAGTTGAGCAGGAAGAACTGA
- the gcvP gene encoding aminomethyl-transferring glycine dehydrogenase has translation MTRLQDLLQTNDFTRRHIGPSEAEQAEMLALLGVSNLEELTETTLPAAIQFNDALQTGDGMPEAQALAELKALASKNKVFRSYIGMGYYGTHVPPVILRNMLENPGWYTAYTPYQAEISQGRLEMLLNFQQAVQDLTGMPVSNASLLDEATAAAEAMTLAKRQGKNKGNVFYVADNVHPQTLDVIRTRAEYFGYEVQTGHADNVPAEAFGALVQYPGTHGEVLDLAPIAEKVHANGAALIVATDLLACALLTPPGEQGADIVVGSAQRFGVPMGFGGPHAAFLACQKGFERSMPGRVIGVSKDARGNTALRMAMQTREQHIRREKATSNICTAQALLANMAAAYAVYHGPEGVRTIAERVHRMTGILAKALNDAGLKTNETFFDTVTFEGGDEVKGRAEAKGINFRVEGGKVSISLDETVTVQDLADIIEAATGQSADVDALDSGAVEGIPAGFKRQSDFLTHPVFNTHRSEHGMLRYLKALENKDYSLVHGMIPLGSCTMKLNATTEMIPVTWPEFGGLHPFAPASQTEGYAAMLAELERWLADITGYDAVSLQPNSGAQGEYAGLLVIRKYHESRGEGHRNICLIPASAHGTNPASAAMMGMQVVVVKTDDKGNIDFEDLKAQAEKHSDNLAALMITYPSTHGVYEENVKEVCDLIHGHGGQVYLDGANMNAQVGVAKPGLIGSDVSHLNLHKTFAIPHGGGGPGMGPIGVKAHLAPFLPGHSVAYGSDSQTGAVSAAPYGSASILPISYLYIKLLGARGLRESTQVALLSANYIAKRLEGAYPVLYTGRGGRVAHECIIDIRPLKAASGISEEDIAKRLMDYGFHAPTMSFPVPGTLMIEPTESEPKAELDRFVDAMLSIRREIQEVQDGTMAAADSPLKHAPHTLRDLTDAEWTRAYSRETGAFPSGHQKAWKYWPAVNRVDNVYGDRNFVCSCPPIEEYIGA, from the coding sequence ATGACCCGCCTACAAGATTTGCTCCAAACCAACGACTTTACCCGCCGTCACATCGGTCCCAGCGAGGCTGAACAGGCCGAGATGCTGGCACTGCTGGGTGTCTCCAACCTTGAGGAACTCACCGAAACCACGCTGCCTGCGGCCATTCAGTTCAACGACGCACTCCAGACCGGCGACGGTATGCCCGAGGCGCAGGCTCTGGCCGAACTCAAGGCCCTGGCGAGCAAGAACAAGGTGTTCCGCTCGTACATCGGCATGGGCTACTACGGCACCCATGTTCCTCCCGTCATTCTGCGCAACATGCTGGAAAACCCCGGCTGGTACACCGCCTACACCCCCTACCAGGCCGAGATTTCGCAGGGCCGCCTGGAAATGCTGCTGAACTTCCAGCAGGCCGTGCAGGACCTGACCGGCATGCCCGTGAGCAACGCCTCGCTGCTGGATGAGGCCACCGCCGCCGCCGAAGCGATGACGCTCGCCAAGCGTCAGGGCAAGAACAAGGGCAACGTGTTCTACGTGGCCGACAACGTGCACCCCCAGACGCTGGACGTGATTCGGACCCGCGCCGAGTACTTCGGCTACGAAGTGCAGACCGGCCACGCCGACAACGTGCCCGCTGAAGCGTTCGGTGCGCTCGTGCAGTATCCCGGCACGCACGGCGAAGTGCTGGACCTCGCGCCCATTGCGGAAAAGGTCCACGCGAACGGCGCGGCGCTGATCGTGGCGACCGACCTGCTGGCCTGCGCCCTGCTGACCCCTCCCGGCGAGCAGGGGGCAGACATCGTGGTGGGCAGCGCCCAGCGCTTTGGCGTCCCGATGGGCTTCGGTGGGCCGCACGCGGCGTTCCTCGCCTGCCAGAAAGGCTTCGAGCGTTCTATGCCGGGCCGTGTGATTGGCGTGAGCAAGGACGCACGTGGCAACACCGCCCTGCGCATGGCGATGCAGACCCGCGAGCAGCACATCCGCCGCGAAAAGGCCACCTCCAACATCTGCACCGCACAGGCGCTGCTGGCGAACATGGCCGCCGCCTACGCCGTCTACCACGGCCCCGAAGGCGTGAGGACCATTGCCGAGCGCGTGCACCGCATGACCGGCATTCTGGCGAAGGCGCTGAACGACGCGGGCCTCAAGACCAATGAAACCTTCTTCGACACCGTGACCTTTGAGGGCGGCGACGAGGTTAAGGGCCGCGCCGAAGCGAAGGGCATCAACTTCCGTGTGGAAGGCGGCAAAGTCAGCATCAGCCTCGACGAGACCGTCACCGTGCAGGACCTCGCGGACATCATCGAAGCGGCGACGGGCCAGAGCGCCGACGTGGACGCGCTCGACAGCGGCGCTGTGGAGGGTATCCCGGCAGGCTTCAAGCGCCAGAGCGACTTCCTGACACACCCCGTGTTCAACACGCACCGCTCCGAACACGGCATGCTGCGTTACCTCAAGGCGCTGGAAAACAAGGATTACAGCCTCGTTCACGGCATGATTCCGCTGGGCAGCTGCACCATGAAGCTGAACGCCACCACCGAGATGATTCCGGTGACGTGGCCCGAGTTCGGCGGCCTGCACCCCTTCGCGCCTGCCAGCCAGACTGAAGGCTACGCCGCAATGCTGGCCGAACTGGAACGCTGGCTGGCCGACATCACCGGCTACGACGCCGTGAGCCTGCAGCCCAACTCCGGCGCCCAGGGTGAGTATGCGGGCCTGCTGGTCATCCGCAAGTACCACGAGAGCCGTGGTGAGGGCCACCGCAACATCTGTCTGATTCCCGCTTCCGCGCACGGCACCAACCCCGCCAGTGCCGCGATGATGGGCATGCAGGTGGTGGTGGTCAAGACCGACGACAAGGGCAACATCGACTTTGAAGACCTCAAGGCCCAGGCCGAGAAGCACAGCGACAACCTCGCCGCGCTGATGATTACCTACCCCTCCACCCACGGCGTGTACGAGGAGAATGTGAAAGAGGTCTGCGACCTGATTCACGGGCACGGCGGGCAGGTGTACCTGGACGGCGCGAACATGAACGCGCAGGTGGGCGTCGCCAAGCCGGGGCTGATTGGCTCGGACGTGTCGCACCTGAACCTGCACAAGACCTTCGCCATTCCGCACGGCGGCGGCGGTCCGGGCATGGGGCCGATTGGCGTGAAGGCGCACCTCGCTCCCTTCCTGCCCGGTCATAGCGTGGCCTACGGCAGCGACAGCCAGACCGGAGCCGTGAGTGCTGCGCCGTACGGCAGCGCCAGCATCCTGCCCATCAGCTACCTGTACATCAAGCTGCTGGGTGCCAGGGGCCTGCGCGAAAGCACCCAGGTCGCGCTGCTCAGCGCCAACTACATCGCCAAGCGGCTGGAGGGGGCGTACCCTGTGCTGTACACCGGACGCGGTGGCCGGGTGGCGCACGAGTGCATCATTGACATTCGCCCGCTCAAGGCCGCAAGCGGCATCAGCGAAGAGGACATCGCCAAGCGCCTGATGGACTACGGCTTTCACGCCCCCACCATGAGCTTCCCGGTGCCCGGCACCCTGATGATTGAACCCACCGAGTCCGAACCCAAGGCCGAGCTGGACCGCTTCGTGGACGCCATGCTGAGCATTCGCCGCGAGATTCAGGAAGTGCAGGACGGCACGATGGCTGCCGCCGACAGCCCGCTCAAGCACGCGCCGCACACCCTGAGGGACCTGACCGACGCCGAGTGGACCCGCGCCTACAGCCGCGAAACGGGAGCCTTCCCCAGCGGGCACCAGAAGGCGTGGAAGTACTGGCCCGCCGTGAACCGCGTGGACAACGTGTACGGCGACCGCAACTTCGTGTGCTCCTGCCCGCCGATTGAGGAGTACATCGGGGCGTAG
- the gcvH gene encoding glycine cleavage system protein GcvH has protein sequence MTNPTELKYASSHEWLAQDGKVGITHHAQDQLGDVVYVELPEVGREVEAGEAVAVVESVKTASDIYAPASGKIVAVNEELEGSPEKVNESPFEGGWLFQIEVTEESAGLMDAEAYTAENS, from the coding sequence ATGACCAACCCCACCGAACTGAAGTACGCTTCCTCGCACGAATGGCTGGCCCAGGACGGCAAAGTCGGCATTACCCACCACGCGCAGGACCAGCTAGGCGACGTGGTGTACGTGGAACTGCCCGAAGTGGGCCGTGAAGTGGAAGCCGGCGAAGCCGTGGCCGTGGTGGAGTCGGTGAAAACCGCTTCGGACATCTACGCCCCCGCCAGCGGCAAAATCGTTGCGGTCAACGAAGAGCTGGAAGGCAGCCCTGAAAAGGTCAACGAAAGCCCCTTTGAAGGCGGCTGGCTGTTCCAGATCGAAGTGACCGAAGAGAGCGCAGGCCTGATGGACGCTGAGGCCTATACCGCCGAGAACAGCTGA
- the gcvT gene encoding glycine cleavage system aminomethyltransferase GcvT, whose amino-acid sequence MENQNLKRTPLHAAHLRAGARMVPFGGWDMPVQYAGLKAEHQAVRENVGMFDVSHMGQFRFRGPGALDFLQHVTPNDVSKLKPGRAHYNWLPAEEGGLVDDIYIYQAGEQDYLMVVNAGNIAKDWAHLQALAAGYDVQMTDESDDWVLIAVQGPKAAATLNEFTDADLLTAKRNSFFPGRLLDHDVFFARTGYTGEDGFEVFVKAPEGEALWDALLASGIAPAGLGARDTLRLEAGFPLYGHEFSENIHPLSSTYSWVVKDKPYLGRTKMDEAPRQKLIGLKLDKIPVREGYPVMLGGENVGVVTSGSTSPTLGHPIAMALVDVDAADASAFEVEVRGKRHPAERTELPFYKAK is encoded by the coding sequence GTGGAAAACCAAAACCTGAAACGTACGCCGCTGCACGCGGCGCACCTGCGGGCTGGTGCCCGGATGGTGCCGTTCGGCGGGTGGGACATGCCGGTGCAGTACGCGGGCCTGAAAGCCGAGCACCAGGCCGTGCGTGAGAACGTGGGCATGTTCGACGTGTCGCACATGGGCCAGTTCCGCTTTAGAGGCCCCGGTGCGCTGGACTTTTTGCAGCATGTGACCCCCAACGATGTCAGCAAGCTGAAGCCTGGCCGCGCCCACTACAACTGGCTGCCGGCTGAGGAAGGCGGCTTGGTCGACGACATCTACATTTACCAAGCAGGCGAGCAGGACTACCTGATGGTGGTCAATGCCGGCAACATTGCCAAGGACTGGGCACACCTGCAGGCCCTGGCCGCCGGCTACGACGTGCAGATGACGGACGAGTCGGACGACTGGGTCTTGATTGCCGTGCAGGGGCCCAAGGCCGCCGCCACCCTGAACGAGTTCACCGACGCCGACCTGCTGACCGCCAAGCGCAACTCCTTTTTCCCCGGCCGCCTGCTGGACCATGACGTGTTCTTCGCCCGCACCGGCTACACCGGCGAAGACGGCTTCGAGGTGTTCGTCAAGGCGCCGGAAGGCGAAGCCCTGTGGGACGCCCTGCTGGCCAGCGGCATTGCTCCCGCAGGCCTGGGCGCCCGCGACACGCTGCGCCTGGAAGCCGGCTTCCCACTGTACGGCCACGAGTTCAGTGAGAACATTCACCCGCTGAGCAGCACCTACTCCTGGGTGGTCAAGGATAAGCCGTACCTGGGCCGCACTAAGATGGACGAGGCTCCCCGCCAGAAACTGATCGGCCTGAAGCTGGACAAGATTCCCGTGCGGGAAGGATATCCAGTGATGCTGGGCGGCGAGAATGTCGGCGTGGTCACCAGCGGTAGCACCAGCCCCACGCTGGGCCACCCCATCGCGATGGCCCTGGTGGACGTGGACGCCGCAGACGCCAGCGCGTTCGAGGTGGAGGTACGCGGCAAGCGCCACCCTGCCGAGCGCACCGAGCTGCCGTTCTACAAAGCCAAATAA
- a CDS encoding type 1 glutamine amidotransferase domain-containing protein, giving the protein MTNAKLQGKKIAILAADGVEEIELTSPRQAIEEAGGTCELISLKSGQIQSMKGDIEPQAKYSVDKTVAEANIADYAGLLLPGGTVNPDTLRMDKAAMQFVRDAYDRGLPIAAICHGPWSLSETGIAGGLKMTSWPSLKHELTLAGAEWVDEECVTDKGVVTSRNPDDLPAFNKKMIEEFAEGDHSSRRQ; this is encoded by the coding sequence ATGACCAACGCAAAACTGCAAGGCAAGAAAATCGCCATTCTGGCGGCCGACGGTGTGGAAGAAATCGAACTGACCAGTCCCCGGCAGGCCATTGAGGAAGCGGGCGGCACCTGTGAGCTGATCAGCCTGAAAAGCGGCCAGATTCAGAGCATGAAGGGCGACATCGAGCCCCAGGCCAAGTACAGCGTGGACAAGACCGTGGCCGAGGCCAATATCGCGGACTACGCCGGCTTGCTGCTGCCCGGCGGCACCGTGAACCCCGACACCCTGCGCATGGACAAGGCCGCCATGCAGTTCGTGCGCGACGCCTACGACCGTGGCCTGCCCATTGCCGCCATCTGCCACGGCCCCTGGAGCCTCAGCGAAACCGGCATTGCTGGAGGCCTGAAGATGACCTCCTGGCCCAGCCTCAAGCACGAGCTGACGCTGGCCGGCGCCGAGTGGGTGGACGAAGAATGCGTGACCGACAAGGGCGTGGTGACCAGCCGCAACCCCGACGACCTGCCCGCTTTCAACAAAAAGATGATTGAGGAGTTCGCTGAGGGCGACCACAGCAGCCGCCGCCAGTAA
- the dnaG gene encoding DNA primase codes for MRDRLNIADVIGEYVSLTPAGKGRLKGLCPFHKEKSPSFQVDTEQGYYYCFGCKAGGDVFKFVQETENLSFGDALRKLAERAGVQLEQKYGERVSRDLYDVNDFALQYFRSHLRGDALAYFQGRGLTPQVMEDFELGFAPDSWDGLLQQARAHGLSERQLLDAGLLTQNEQGRVYDRFRGRVMFPIRDHLGRLVGFGGRVLDDSKPKYLNTPETDAFKKGELLYGLHRARSVLKDGQPLIVAEGYMDVIALQQHGFAGAVASLGTALTAEHAALLERLGARELVLMFDRDEAGLKATLSGLDQTVGARFQVRATSVPSGKDPADALREGDVQSIQRALQGGLNEIEYRVHAARDRYGLDSRDGKRKILMELLPRMQNLDPLDEGADQMRAKVCELLDIRPQALLDWIGSKAKRRTLTDTHLAGMSQGGGHEEDRELALLRQLLVDPRLLAKLDGTLGWRNELVRKVMLAAQGAQSTDDIMSVFRGQPEEGQLIRMMFETRQSGNISRAGHEEYEAKQQTYAAAAVDDIQVGLSIESLRGEVKLLKSQLLDAPPTQQADILRQITELQRAIEAEKRARVHGA; via the coding sequence GTGCGCGACCGGCTGAACATCGCGGACGTCATCGGTGAATATGTCAGCCTCACCCCAGCGGGCAAGGGCCGGCTCAAGGGACTGTGTCCTTTTCACAAGGAAAAGAGTCCCTCGTTCCAGGTGGACACCGAGCAGGGCTACTACTACTGCTTCGGCTGCAAAGCCGGCGGCGACGTGTTCAAGTTCGTACAGGAAACCGAGAATCTCAGTTTCGGTGACGCCCTGCGCAAGCTGGCCGAGCGGGCCGGCGTGCAGCTGGAGCAGAAATACGGCGAGCGGGTCAGCCGTGACCTGTACGACGTGAACGACTTCGCGCTGCAGTATTTCCGCAGTCACCTGCGCGGCGACGCCCTGGCCTACTTTCAGGGGCGTGGCCTGACCCCACAGGTGATGGAGGACTTCGAGCTGGGCTTTGCGCCGGACAGCTGGGACGGCCTGCTGCAACAGGCCCGCGCCCATGGCCTGAGCGAGCGGCAACTGCTGGACGCCGGCCTGCTGACCCAGAACGAGCAGGGCCGGGTGTACGACCGCTTCCGGGGCCGGGTGATGTTCCCTATCCGCGACCACCTGGGCCGGCTGGTGGGCTTCGGCGGGCGCGTGCTGGACGACTCCAAGCCCAAGTACCTCAACACCCCCGAGACGGACGCCTTCAAGAAAGGCGAGCTGCTGTACGGCCTGCACCGCGCCCGCAGCGTGCTGAAAGACGGCCAGCCCCTGATTGTGGCCGAGGGGTACATGGACGTGATCGCCCTGCAGCAGCACGGGTTCGCCGGGGCGGTGGCCAGCCTGGGCACCGCGCTGACGGCCGAGCACGCCGCGCTGCTGGAACGCCTGGGCGCCCGCGAACTGGTGCTGATGTTCGACCGCGACGAGGCCGGCCTCAAGGCCACGCTGTCGGGGCTGGACCAGACGGTGGGCGCCCGCTTTCAGGTGCGGGCCACCAGCGTGCCCAGCGGCAAGGACCCGGCCGATGCCCTGCGCGAAGGCGACGTGCAGAGCATTCAGCGGGCACTGCAGGGCGGCCTGAACGAAATCGAGTACCGGGTACACGCCGCCCGCGACCGGTACGGCCTGGACAGCCGCGACGGCAAGCGCAAAATCCTGATGGAGCTGCTGCCACGCATGCAGAACCTGGACCCGCTGGACGAGGGCGCCGACCAGATGCGGGCCAAGGTGTGCGAACTGCTGGATATCCGCCCGCAGGCCCTGCTGGACTGGATCGGGTCCAAGGCCAAGCGGCGCACTCTGACCGATACCCACCTGGCCGGCATGAGCCAGGGCGGCGGCCACGAGGAGGACCGCGAGCTGGCCCTGCTGCGGCAGCTGCTGGTGGACCCCCGGCTGCTGGCCAAGCTGGACGGCACGCTGGGCTGGCGCAACGAGCTGGTCCGCAAGGTCATGTTGGCGGCCCAGGGCGCCCAGAGCACCGACGACATCATGAGTGTGTTCCGGGGCCAGCCCGAAGAGGGGCAGCTGATTCGGATGATGTTCGAAACCCGTCAGAGCGGCAACATCTCGCGTGCCGGCCACGAGGAATACGAGGCCAAGCAGCAGACCTACGCGGCGGCGGCCGTAGACGACATCCAAGTGGGCCTGAGCATCGAGTCGCTGCGGGGCGAGGTGAAGCTGCTCAAGTCACAGCTCCTGGACGCGCCACCCACCCAGCAGGCCGACATCCTGCGGCAGATTACCGAGCTGCAGCGGGCCATCGAGGCCGAGAAGCGGGCGCGGGTCCACGGCGCCTGA
- the murI gene encoding glutamate racemase, which produces MNDAAPIGVFDSGVGGLSVLAELRRALPDERFCYLADTAHLPYGTRSDDDIRRLTEAAARWLHGRGCKALVVACNTASAYGLQHLRGTFPEWPVVGLVPAVKPAALNTRSGVIGVMATPATLRGSKLQQSVAEWAAPRGVQVMLTTSPKLVPLVERGEADSPDARALLRQLLRPLAEAGADQLVLGCTHYPFLSGSIRREFKDQFTLVDSGGAVARQTARVLAERGLLAPAAEPSSTPQPSSPQPTSLQLASPQVEYYVTGDPQAAQQIMLQLLGETVTVRAARVNASLGQSSAQRLPGGTDCTMTKDSTQETATSGYVDTDQQAEITEGMQGATGDADANGLDPKADPQEKLAELEKNMQDIQQ; this is translated from the coding sequence GTGAACGACGCAGCGCCTATCGGGGTATTCGACAGCGGAGTCGGCGGCCTGAGCGTTCTGGCCGAACTGCGCCGCGCCCTGCCTGACGAGCGCTTTTGCTACCTGGCCGATACGGCACACCTTCCCTACGGCACCCGCAGCGACGACGACATCCGCCGGCTTACGGAGGCGGCGGCCCGCTGGCTGCACGGGCGCGGCTGCAAGGCGCTGGTGGTCGCCTGCAACACGGCTTCCGCCTACGGCCTGCAGCATCTGCGCGGCACCTTTCCGGAGTGGCCTGTCGTGGGCCTGGTGCCGGCCGTCAAGCCGGCGGCGCTGAACACCCGCAGCGGCGTGATTGGAGTGATGGCCACCCCGGCCACCCTGCGCGGCTCCAAGTTGCAGCAGTCGGTTGCCGAGTGGGCGGCGCCACGCGGCGTGCAGGTGATGCTGACCACCAGCCCCAAACTGGTGCCGCTGGTGGAGCGGGGCGAGGCCGACAGCCCCGACGCCCGCGCCCTGCTGCGGCAGCTGCTGCGCCCGCTGGCCGAGGCCGGTGCCGACCAGCTGGTGCTGGGCTGCACTCACTACCCTTTTTTGTCCGGCAGCATCCGGCGTGAATTCAAGGACCAGTTCACCCTGGTGGACAGCGGCGGCGCTGTGGCCCGCCAGACGGCCCGAGTACTGGCCGAGCGCGGTCTGCTGGCCCCGGCGGCCGAGCCATCCTCTACGCCGCAGCCGAGCAGCCCGCAGCCCACCAGCCTGCAACTGGCCAGCCCACAGGTCGAGTATTACGTGACCGGCGACCCGCAGGCCGCCCAGCAGATCATGTTGCAGCTGCTGGGCGAGACGGTCACGGTCCGGGCCGCCCGCGTTAACGCCAGTTTGGGACAATCCTCAGCACAGCGGCTCCCTGGGGGAACAGACTGCACTATGACCAAAGACAGCACGCAGGAAACCGCCACCAGCGGGTACGTGGATACCGACCAGCAGGCCGAAATTACCGAGGGCATGCAGGGCGCCACCGGCGACGCCGACGCCAACGGCCTGGACCCCAAGGCCGACCCTCAGGAAAAGTTGGCCGAGCTGGAAAAGAACATGCAGGACATCCAGCAGTAA